In Pirellulaceae bacterium, a single genomic region encodes these proteins:
- a CDS encoding PEP-CTERM sorting domain-containing protein: MMLSHTSFRTTAVAIAALFLAPAAACASIVVPAGLVAGQKYHLVFVTSGTTTAPLSSHIGHYNDFVNREAVQQDAITKDWGTEWFAIGSTSQVNARDNAVVSAPVYLLDGTTQIAAGEVDMWDGDILSSLAIDQKGVYGVNSTLHVWTGSSAAGYSGDYDSYLGSVTPRAGWHPAIGHWWLSDQNKNYSETFSMYALSEVLTVPPSNAIPEPTSLLVWTGLATAGVWVTRRRRRKS, encoded by the coding sequence ATGATGTTGTCGCATACGAGTTTCCGCACGACTGCCGTGGCTATCGCCGCGCTCTTCCTGGCGCCGGCCGCCGCCTGCGCATCGATTGTCGTCCCAGCCGGACTGGTTGCCGGACAGAAGTATCATTTAGTGTTCGTGACATCCGGGACGACCACCGCCCCTCTTTCAAGCCATATTGGCCACTACAACGACTTCGTTAACAGAGAGGCTGTGCAACAGGATGCGATAACGAAGGACTGGGGTACTGAGTGGTTCGCGATCGGTTCTACATCACAGGTGAATGCACGTGACAACGCCGTGGTGAGTGCACCGGTTTATCTGCTGGACGGAACTACTCAGATTGCCGCGGGCGAGGTTGACATGTGGGATGGTGACATCCTAAGTTCGCTAGCTATCGACCAGAAGGGCGTCTATGGTGTCAATTCGACCCTTCACGTCTGGACAGGCTCCTCCGCTGCTGGCTATTCAGGGGATTATGATAGTTACTTGGGTTCCGTCACGCCCCGGGCCGGCTGGCATCCCGCGATCGGGCACTGGTGGCTCAGCGACCAAAACAAAAATTATTCAGAAACTTTTTCGATGTACGCTCTGAGCGAAGTCTTGACTGTTCCACCCAGCAACGCGATCCCCGAGCCGACGAGTCTACTGGTGTGGACCGGCCTTGCCACCGCCGGTGTTTGGGTCACGCGTCGCCGGAGGCGAAAGTCCTAG
- a CDS encoding MotA/TolQ/ExbB proton channel family protein — protein sequence MAKTKRVPFFGVILDSIGWPLIAGLAGTTGFYLAIRQGIITNELIIRYTAGHPVEYVEVCLFFIGLAAILRRGWQTMRQLGIAEAVQLDPPPAEGQAPHEAKALLTELAELPTSIRKSQFVQRIENALAFIGRQESADNLDDELKYLSETDAERNYEAYGLVRMIIWATPMLGFLGTVIGITLALGDLSPEALVNSPKVAMEGLLSGLSVAFDTTALALSLSIALMFTQFLMTQVDTQLLSIVDRRTSDLLGNRFRKLGTERDPHLASVERMSQSVMNNMTTIVERQSEVWKTSLDAAHDQWAKLMTETGDSVESAVSTALTASMTSHTENLLKLEDAAGARAAAHWQQLQESANETIREVRAQQVELTKHGEINLQVLQATGDIMKLEQALNQNLRALSGAKNFEDTVMSLSAAIQLLSSRLGRPLAKDQQVQLESPQQERAA from the coding sequence GTGGCGAAAACGAAACGAGTTCCATTCTTTGGAGTCATTCTTGATAGCATTGGCTGGCCCTTGATAGCAGGCCTCGCTGGTACGACTGGATTCTATTTGGCAATCCGGCAGGGAATTATTACCAACGAGCTGATCATCCGATATACGGCCGGTCACCCGGTGGAGTACGTTGAAGTCTGCTTGTTCTTCATTGGCCTGGCAGCCATCCTACGGCGCGGTTGGCAGACGATGCGACAATTGGGCATTGCCGAGGCGGTTCAACTTGATCCACCGCCAGCCGAGGGGCAGGCGCCTCACGAAGCCAAGGCGTTGTTAACAGAACTCGCCGAACTACCAACTTCAATCCGCAAGAGCCAATTCGTCCAAAGAATTGAGAACGCACTTGCCTTCATCGGTCGCCAGGAATCGGCAGACAATCTCGATGACGAACTCAAATATCTGTCGGAAACTGACGCCGAGCGCAACTACGAGGCCTATGGTCTGGTTCGCATGATCATTTGGGCCACCCCAATGTTGGGATTTCTCGGAACGGTCATCGGAATCACGCTGGCGTTAGGAGATCTTTCGCCGGAGGCACTTGTTAACTCACCTAAGGTAGCGATGGAAGGCTTACTCTCGGGTCTGAGTGTCGCCTTCGACACAACCGCCTTGGCGCTATCGTTATCGATTGCCCTGATGTTCACGCAGTTCCTCATGACTCAAGTCGATACACAATTACTCTCAATTGTCGATCGTCGCACGTCTGACCTCCTCGGCAACCGTTTCCGCAAACTGGGTACGGAACGTGATCCTCATTTGGCATCCGTCGAGAGAATGTCACAGTCCGTCATGAACAATATGACGACGATTGTTGAGCGACAAAGTGAGGTTTGGAAAACTTCCCTGGACGCAGCTCATGACCAGTGGGCAAAGCTGATGACCGAAACGGGCGACTCCGTCGAATCAGCCGTCTCGACCGCGTTGACAGCAAGCATGACATCGCACACCGAAAACCTGTTGAAGTTGGAAGACGCGGCCGGCGCACGCGCCGCCGCTCATTGGCAGCAACTGCAAGAATCTGCTAACGAGACGATTCGCGAAGTCCGCGCCCAACAGGTTGAGTTGACGAAACATGGTGAAATCAACTTGCAAGTCCTGCAGGCCACTGGGGATATCATGAAGCTCGAACAGGCCTTGAACCAAAACTTGCGAGCGTTGTCGGGTGCCAAGAACTTTGAAGACACTGTCATGAGCCTATCAGCAGCGATTCAGCTCTTAAGCTCACGATTGGGAAGACCACTCGCCAAAGACCAGCAGGTTCAGCTTGAATCGCCACAACAGGAGCGCGCTGCATGA